A window of Bradyrhizobium diazoefficiens genomic DNA:
TTTCAATCTTGACGACCTCCGCGCCGAGGCGCGCAAGATGGTAGCCGCAGAACGGACCCGCCAAGACATTCGACAGGTCGAGGACGCGGATGCCGGAGAGCGGCAGAGACATCTGACAAAGCCTTCCTTGAGACGTGCGGCCGGGACCCGGACCTATTTCAGCAACTTGGCTGCATGTTCGGCAAAACGATTGGTGAATGTCTTGCCGAGATCGATGTTTGCCGCCGCAATCTTCGGGTCGAAATCACTCAGCACCGCCAGCGGAACCTTGGCCGCTTCGGCGTCCATGAGGCCGGTCTGGGAAAACAGCGCCTTCGAGGCCTTCAGAATCTCGATGTTCACCTCGCGGTTCTCCGTCTTGTACCCGGCCGGAATTGCATCGACGAGTTGCTCGGTCGACGCCGAGTTGATCCAGCGGTGGGTCTTCAGCAAGGCATTGACCAGGCGCTGCACGGTCTGCGGATTCTTGTCGATGAACGATTGCTGCAGGTAAAGGCACGCCGTCGGATAGACGTCTCCAAAGGCGACCTGGGAACCTTCGACCGTGCGCGCATCGAACAGGGGCTTGGCCGCATTCTTCCGCGCCAGCAGCGTGGCGATGGGATCGAAATAGACGAGAGCGTCGATGTTCTTTGCCTCGAGCGCGACCATGCCAGGCGCGCCGCTCCCGACCGCGATGATATTGACGTCGCGTGGTCCGAGGCCTGACTTCTTGATGTAATAGCGTGCCATCGTATCGGTCGACGAGCCGGGCGCGGTGATACCGAGCTTCAGTCCCTTGAGGCCAGCGCCGGTCTTCACTTTGTCGGCGAGGTCACTGCGTACGCCCAAGAGAACTCCCGGGATGTCGTTGAGCAGGAACACGCAGGAGATCGCCTTGCCCTGCGCTTGCATCTGGATGGTGTGATCGTAGAAGCCTACCGTGCCATCGACCGAACCGCCGATCAGTGCCTGAAGTGCCTTGGAGCCGCCGGCCTGAAAATTCTCGACAGTGACGTCCAGGCCTTCTTCCTTGAAGTTGCCGAGCTTCACCCCGAGTTCGAGCGGCATGTAGTTGAGGATCTGGGAGCCGACAGCAATCTTCAGTGTCACCTTCTCTGGTTCGGCGGCACAAGCCGACGAAAGGCCGAGGCCGATAGCCGCCACACCCAGGATTACTCGCATCAACGCGCGCATGTGGATCTCCATAATTGACGATG
This region includes:
- a CDS encoding ABC transporter substrate-binding protein yields the protein MRALMRVILGVAAIGLGLSSACAAEPEKVTLKIAVGSQILNYMPLELGVKLGNFKEEGLDVTVENFQAGGSKALQALIGGSVDGTVGFYDHTIQMQAQGKAISCVFLLNDIPGVLLGVRSDLADKVKTGAGLKGLKLGITAPGSSTDTMARYYIKKSGLGPRDVNIIAVGSGAPGMVALEAKNIDALVYFDPIATLLARKNAAKPLFDARTVEGSQVAFGDVYPTACLYLQQSFIDKNPQTVQRLVNALLKTHRWINSASTEQLVDAIPAGYKTENREVNIEILKASKALFSQTGLMDAEAAKVPLAVLSDFDPKIAAANIDLGKTFTNRFAEHAAKLLK